A stretch of the Lolium perenne isolate Kyuss_39 chromosome 3, Kyuss_2.0, whole genome shotgun sequence genome encodes the following:
- the LOC127341033 gene encoding E3 ubiquitin-protein ligase SINA-like 10: protein MVNCWSFTRTTLSKISGCTFPPHPQGHTLPLLVCFEASGASPAPQQEQLTMAEVAVCRRIKTGTEVGARPDGAAAEEGRPDGEIAIKISSEALLCRICLEPLKPPIFKCEAGHVLCSPCLEKLRLDGHALKLEIFCDLCCKTTSYRRCVELELFINAIKVPCSNQTYGCNESVRYHEKEKHESQCTHAPCHCPETDCTFRGAVCCLLEHFITAHGWSPTNFSYNKPLKVSIPHDHRFTLLVGEDQSIFLLTNTLAGIGNALSMVCVRPCESGPNYSCNISAANSVVGGKAEGGLVFQKDPLVSSSSLSGGVQLGKFFLLVPPELADNPSGELTVHIRVDRLAA, encoded by the exons ATGGTGAACTGCTGGTCATTTACGCGCACCACCCTCAGCAAAATCTCAGGTTGCACATTCCCTCCCCACCCACAAGGGCACACCCTCCCTCTCCTCGTCTGCTTCGAGGCATCCGGCGCCAGTCCCGCGCCGCAGCAAGAGCAGCTCACCATGGCGGAAGTAGCAGTGTGCAGGAGGATCAAGACGGGGACGGAGGTTGGAGCGAGGCCAGACGGGGCGGCGGCGGAAGAGGGGAGGCCGGATGGCGAGATAGCAATCAAGATAAGCTCCGAGGCCCTCCTCTGCAGGATCTGCCTCGAGCCCCTCAAGCCACCCATCTTCAAG TGTGAGGCTGGGCATGTTTTGTGTTCTCCGTGCCTAGAAAAGCTCCGTCTGGACGGGCACGCTTTGAAGTTAGAGATCTTTTGTGATCTGTGTTGCAAAACCACGAGTTACCGCCGTTGTGTCGAACTAGAGCTATTCATCAACGCCATCAAAGTTCCATGCTCAAACCAAACATATGGCTGCAATGAGTCCGTCAGATACCATGAGAAAGAGAAGCATGAAAGCCAATGCACACATGCTCCATGCCACTGCCCAGAGACTGACTGCACTTTCAGAGGGGCAGTATGTTGCCTTCTGGAGCACTTCATCACCGCGCACGGATGGTCGCCAACCAACTTCAGCTACAACAAGCCACTGAAGGTATCCATTCCTCATGACCACCGTTTCACCCTCCTTGTCGGGGAAGACCAGTCCATTTTCCTCCTGACCAACACTCTGGCGGGAATCGGCAATGCTCTCTCCATGGTCTGTGTCAGGCCTTGTGAATCTGGACCAAACTATTCATGCAACATCTCTGCTGCTAACAGTGTTGTTGGTGGAAAAGCTGAGGGGGGGCTTGTGTTCCAGAAGGACCCACTTGTGTCGAGCAGCTCGCTGTCAGGTGGAGTTCAGTTGGGCAAGTTCTTCCTGCTGGTTCCCCCAGAACTCGCCGATAACCCATCTGGCGAATTGACCGTACACATCCGTGTCGACAGACTTGCGGCTTAA
- the LOC127341034 gene encoding E3 ubiquitin-protein ligase SINA-like 8 — MAEEVASKRIKTEKDHGAGPEPDGVAAEGGRSDGEIFVKIQSELLRCRICLEPLKPPVFKCEAGHVLCSVCMEKLREVGSVLGLGIFCDVCRKNTSYCRCVELEQVIDAIKVPCSNQTYGCNESIIYHEKEKHETECTHAPCYCPENDCDFRGGTCCLLDHFVTAHGWSPTNFSYNKPLKISVARDHRFTLLVGEDQTIFLLTNTLTEIGSAITMVCVRPHESEPSYSCNISAAQVVAGGKAEGRLVFQKDPLVSSSSLVGGVQLGKFFLLVPPELADSSSGELTLHIRVDRLAP; from the exons ATGGCGGAAGAAGTAGCGAGCAAGAGGATCAAGACGGAGAAGGACCATGGAGCGGGGCCGGAGCCGGACGGGGTGGCGGCGGAAGGGGGCAGGTCGGATGGCGAGATATTCGTCAAGATACAGTCCGAGCTCCTCCGCTGCAGGATCTGCCTCGAGCCCCTCAAGCCACCCGTCTTCAAG TGCGAGGCTGGACATGTTTTGTGTTCTGTGTGCATGGAAAAGCTCCGCGAGGTTGGGTCTGTTTTAGGATTGGGCATTTTTTGTGATGTGTGTCGCAAAAATACTAGCTACTGCCGTTGCGTCGAACTCGAGCAAGTCATCGACGCCATCAAAGTGCCATGCTCAAACCAGACATATGGCTGCAATGAGTCCATCATCTACCACGAGAAAGAGAAGCATGAAACTGAATGTACACATGCTCCATGCTACTGCCCAGAGAATGACTGTGATTTCAGAGGGGGAACATGTTGTCTTCTGGACCACTTCGTCACAGCGCACGGCTGGTCGCCGACCAACTTCAGCTACAACAAACCACTGAAGATATCCGTTGCTCGTGACCACCGGTTCACGCTCCTCGTCGGGGAAGACCAAACCATTTTCCTCCTGACCAATACTCTGACGGAAATCGGCAGCGCTATCACCATGGTCTGTGTCCGGCCTCATGAATCTGAACCGAGCTATTCATGCAACATATCGGCCGCTCAGGTTGTTGCTGGTGGAAAAGCCGAAGGGAGGCTTGTGTTCCAGAAGGATCCTCTTGTGTCAAGCAGCTCGCTGGTGGGTGGAGTTCAGTTGGGCAAGTTCTTCCTGCTGGTTCCCCCTGAACTCGCTGATAGCTCATCAGGTGAACTCACCTTACACATCCGTGTTGACAGACTGGCGCCATAG